The Leptidea sinapis chromosome 36, ilLepSina1.1, whole genome shotgun sequence genomic interval ATTCTTTTGGAAATGACTACCTTTGCCCTTAATGCAGGCCTATTACTGTCACGAATGTATggatttatgtaataataatgtatcaattaccatcagctaaacgtcccgctcgtctcgtccctaattttcataaaaaagcgtGTGCTAGAGTTATCTAAAGCGACAGCATGTCGGCGAGCCATTTAGAGCAGGCCATGTTTTCTAAAACTGAACATAATTTGTAGTCCAAGTGGTTCAGATCTAGGCAGGCCGAGGCCAATCTTAGACCTTCATTTTGAAGTGTCATGGAAATGGTCGACGGCTCCATACCCACTTTAAGCAAGGAATCACTGCAATTTTGTTTCGTTATCAGCCTATTCCAGTAtggtaatttaatatttaccccaaaaaaatttaaatggcgGGAAATGATTAAAGAATATAACATAATGAACGTACCGTACGTTACCCTAATTATCTAAACTTAATGGCTCTCgactatttataataataggttGAATTAtccagtaattaaaaaaatataataagatcaATCAATGAAGATCAAGTTTAGGGGCCATGTATTTGATTGCGTTGTACGTACCTTGCGTTGAAAAAGCCTCTTGGAAATATTATTTGGGGTAATAATGTGTGGACTTGATTATCAAAAAAATGACACAATCAAATTTTGAAAgtgtttaaagaaaatataactttaaattaaccAACAACAGCAGAGttagatacgacatgggtactttcaaaaaaagtgcgtacacatTTCTAAAAGGCCTTCAACGCCTCAATTCCTCTGGGattgcaagggaatgtgggtggcggtgatcacttaacattaggtgattTGTCCGTCtctatgtaaaaaataatttatcgatGGCAAAATTATTGAGCCACTACGAGAATgcatgtaaaatgtaaaataaaataagtttattaccAAAGAACCAACTTCTAGCATATTGAATGCTGTATCACTTACTTTGTAAGGAAAGAATGCAATCTGAAACATTCTTTGATGTTTCTCTCTACGCTGTTACTGCTAGAtgtattgttttcaaatatgattTCACACTTATAGTGTAAAATTTTCAATTGCCCTTTTAAAAATGTCATTATACTGACGGCGTTCATGTCGAATACAGCGATAACGCCGGCTCCTTGAATAGTAATAACCACATGCCAGAACATTCCAAAAAAGTACCCAGGCATTTTGGTATTATCAAATGGATACCAAGAACACAATATTTGTGGATATGGCTCAGTTCCATTGTGTACTAATTCACGATAAATTGGATCTGTAGCGAATTTTAAGAATGGAGATATTAATAATGCAATACACGTAACAACTGCTGTAGACcaatataaataagtaacaaCTCTGGCATAAACTATATAGTCTTTCATTAGCTTTTGTATTTTCAACTCTCCTTTTTTTAAGTTCGAGATTTCTTCTTTAGATATCATACAATATATTTCATTCCATCGACGCTGATAGCATACTGTTCGTATATTCTTCGAAATTGATATAAGACTGACAGCAGTCAATGAGAAATTTAAAAGCACTTGTATGAAATcatttttcatcaaataaagTGCATAGAACTGAGATATAACGAACAGACAGCAGGCTGTATGAAATACGTTAAACAGAATATTCCGAGTCTTATTAGATTTATGCCAAAGACCAAAGAAATACAGTCCTTGCAGGTTTGGCCCCAATAAAGGATGTTTAGGGTTTTCCAGGCCTCTAGTTAGAGCGACAACCCTATTAACAATCATTTTTCAAGTAAACGTTATGAATAAGTGGTCCGAAAAGCCAAGCTTTATAGGTTCTTACTTTAAAATAGGACGTGTTTATGCCATAAGCTCagaagaatattattattatatttgatacctgtatttatttatgccaTGTTTGGTATACACTAATAAAGGAATTAAATTTACTTCCTTGATTAATGTTCAacactttaattatttatatgctAGTCAATTCAGAAAACATCGAGTAGTACAGTTTAATTTAAAGCGTTACTAGTTAAAAACATATCCaattatctttattaagttttaatcaGCTAATTTGCATTATTGATATGCTCGTGCGTCATTAACTTATTTGAgtatattactgaacattttaaaaaacgtttctaAGAAGTAGGCAATACTTTTTAATTCATGATAGGTCGTTGTATTACTATATCAAGTTGACTAGCTTACTACAATAAAATAACCATTTCCACATTTCATACCATTTTGAATTAGTATTTAGTAGTAGTAAATTATTTCTTGCCTTAATTCTCCAAACATCATCTaaagaacttataaaaaaactgtttttataatttgttcTCGTGTTGTATGTGTGgccatagtttttttttctaggcTATGagatcatattatgttaaaatattgtattgtattcgGTCCTTGGTACATTTGTTTCAAGCATATTGGACTTCttgatgaaattaaaaatcaggcttaattatatactatattcGTATAGAAAAgacatacaattttattttcgaaTTATTACATCTTGTATGATTCTGTCCCGAAATATGCTTCGCAGAATAATGTTAAAGCTTATAGACATGAAAGAGGCGGTTAATCAATACACCTTCTTGAGTTTTATAAAAAGCCAGCTGCTGATTCGAATATACTACATATCTCAAATAACTAAGTACTTACAAAAGGTAGCATTCATAAAACAAATTTGGCCCCAATTAAGATTTTGTAAAGGTTTTAAGTTCTTAAGGTAAATGTGGTAAGGAAAATCCTTTAGGGATCCTGTTTTTAGAATtggtttttaaataaagataaaaataaatcgtgacaatttattaaatactcCTTAATCCTCTCCTCTAATACTCCTTCATCGTGTGATCAAAGTATAAAAACTGTAGGCTCCCTTTATTATCTGAAaaattacatttctattataaataacaattaaagcTTAGAGGGTGAATTgcaattttagttatttttaaacataaatattgttaaagaCCCTTTCTTTTTTCTGTTTATAGCGCCTGTGGTAACACTATAAGTGAAAGATGTCCTATAAAAAAGATAATAGGGTGTGGGTAATCGTCGTCGCATTGCTCCACTTAATGTAACTAGGAATTTCTGATTAAAGATCTTTAGAGTCAAAAATTTATAACTCTTTAACCTTTAAATACAAAAACCCTCTATTATTCTTTTTGAAAGATAAGATGGCAAATTCTAAATTTACTATCTgtttctcatataaaaaaaaataaaaagtcgaATTTCTCTTACCACAATACCTACCATAGTCGATTCGAAATTgatcgctttttttttaaataaaattatgtgtaaatattgcATTCTGCCATTTTATAATCGTCggttttagttaaaatgtcTAGCCACGCACAGCCACTGCCAgcttataattataagatacgtTGGGGGAATAGAAATGTTAGTCAATTAGATAGTTATTACGAATATTGTAAGTGTGAACTTGAGAAGGTGAATATGAAAGAATttgtaaattgtataaataagtgTAGTACCTAGTTGTGTAAGTAGCGATAAAGACGACTGTTTTAAAAGTATTGACGAATATTACGATAGgattattaaagttttacaaATAGGTGCCGGTAAAAGTTCAGATGGAAGGATGGAACCTTCATGTCAAGAAAAGTCATCAAGCGGCTCGCCTTGATTAGGAATGCTGGTTAGTGACTGGCAGGCCGTCCACGGGCGACATAAATGAAAGAATGGTAGATAGtagaaaagtatttaaaaataaagtgaaatGGTGTGTTCGTAATGAGGAAATGATTAACATGGACATTTTGGCTATGTATAGAAGAAAAAAGAAACCGTGTGGTGCcgtgggacaccggataggaAGGAAGTTACTAATtacgtataaaaatattaattttactgatttactaaaaaaaataataagtttccactgtctaaaataaaaaaagtgtgtgtgtctaACACCTCGTTTACACCAGGGTATTATGCAcgtatttgacaagtttcatgCAAATTACAAGTACTAGTTGTATgcaatgttttaaaaatacaaaaacataaaacttgtcgtagacaatatttgtatgaaacttgtctgAAGAAATTGTATGTCACCTATTAGTTGGCTACATGTATATGATCTCATGTATTATACTTGTTGTAGGCTTGTAGCATAACCTGTTTAAGACATGTCAGTGCAGCATTTAATGAATTTGACAACACAATTGACTACTGGTACAGACAATAGAAAGGGAAGGTACTGCGGAACTGAGTGCAGTATACTTGTACATCATACAGAatgaaagaaattaaaaaaaaaacacgcaaGTACTGGTCGCGATCTTTTTCGAGGAGACGACAGCAAGAAGGGGCCTATCGTTCCttattgaatgatttaagaatagaagacagaagtggattcataaattttgttggaATGAGACCAGTAAATTTGGAGAATGTGCTTCAAAATGTTGCACCATACTTTTCTTAGCAGAATTCACAGTATCGAGATGCCATCACTCCAGCAgagcaataattttttttatggaaaaggaggacaaacgagtatacgcacgggtcacctggtgatacgtgatcaccaccgcacacattctcttgcaacaccagaggaatcacaggagcgttgccagccttgaaggaaggcgtacgcgctttttttgttaGCTGTTTAATTGAGATATGTAGCTACTGGTGACTCATATTCTTCTTTGTATATGCATTGGATATCAAAGGCAAAATGTAGTTAAGACGATTATAAAAGTATCgaaagaatatcttaatataagccGAGATAGATATTGTTAATAAAGCTTATGTCTTTGGCCACTCCATTTATCTTCttcttttccaaaaaaaaaggggTCTGTCCGGTAAATGTTTACAACTTTATCCACCAAGCATGGGTAgagtataaaacttgttttaaacaCGGACGAGTATAATAAGAAGgattccgtgtcaccttacataacagtgaggcaccaaaacaagccgctaaacgtgtaaatacatagccccacgcatataCTTAcgctaatacaagccgatcggccgccattatgagatttgccatcgtctgtgacagaacagtttgcgtcgcaataaaatattttaaaaatgccgtcgtgtcgttgtgaaaaaatgtaaaaacaatactataaaagtatttgtggatatatgattatttaagggagaaaacaTTGTGTATACCcagtaaccgcacacacactagcataaaggtgcttcacttgctaatatcacggcgcgtcCTTCGCACTcctttactagtccgtggttttaaataagtattatacataaacttcattaaaattaataatacttgttaaaaacatgtatgttttatgttggTGTGAACGCTATCAATGTATCAGACTGTATCAAACATGTCTCTGATCTATATGTGAACGCAAATGTGCtttatacttgtataaaaacTTGATGGTAACACAGTGTGAACGCAAGAATGTTTCAGACATTTGCAATAcatgttaaaaaacaattaattatgttttgtcaagtattctacaagttttctataaaacaagtttttgacttgtttcttggtgtaaacgaggggttatgtatgcacgcaagaagttatacttctttgtctttatcaaaacaaatccttaaatgGTCAAAGcagtttatcttcaataacatcaaaaaggaaCTGTAAACGTCataatgttttgcttttatgtcaatgtaattttgcagttataaacgtattcaaatatgatttaaatattcgtccaaataaataaaataaaacaatcaatgtaatttagaaatgtgtcaaatgtcaataattgttacttgtcaattatttatatataaataaagagtGTCGTTACAACTTTTGGTCTTTATTTTCTCCGTCTAGCCCCCTTACTCATAACGCGCGATAAGGAATTTCGTTCCAAAATTCCCAAATTTTCGGAATGCAACAAAAAAATTGCAACACAAACATAGTCTCCCTGTATCAGTGGATGCAGTTGCCCAATTGCAGGAGCCCAGAGAAATAGCAGAACTATTCGCCTCGAAGTTCAAAATACACTCGATGCCTGCACAAAACCCGGAGATGGTAACTTGCCCTGTTGTTCCTGCGAAACCTGTAGGACAGTTTACAGTCGACGATGTAGCCAAGGTAATTCGAGGAATAAAGCGGGGCAAGTCTCCAGACCAGGACGATCTTGGTATAGAGCACATTCTTTATGCGGGTGAGGTCCTGTTGTCTAAGCTATGTGTGAAGCATGCATACCTTCCTGATCCATTAATGAAAACAGTAGTTGTGCCAATCGTCAAGTGCAAAACAGGAGACTTGGGCTCGTCTAACAACTATAGGCCTATTTCTTTGAGCACCGTGGGCAAGGTGTTTGAGCGGCTGTTGCAGCCCGAACTACTGCAGAAAGTATGTATAGATGAGGCGCAGTTTAGATTCCTCAAGTCAGCCTCAAGCACACAGTTGACTATTATGTGAGCCGTAACACGTCTGTTTATGCTTGCTTTCTGGATCTGAGCCGCGCTTTTGATCTAGTGAATTATGAAATCCTCTGGAACAAATTGCCCGCCTCATGTCTGCCTGAATCAGTCTGGTAGAGGTGTTGAGATACTGGTAAGGGGGACAAACGAATCAAGTAAATTGGGGCGCCACGACCTCCGATGCCTATAGGTCAGAATGCGAGGTTCGTTAGGGTGGACTAACCTCTCCGGACCTTTGTACGTTAACGACCCGATAGGCGGGCTGAAGAGCACTGGAGTCGGCTGCCATATCGATGGTGTTTGCTTTAACAACCTGAGGTATACGGACGTCCTTAGCCCGTCAATCAAATGTTTCAGAAATTTATTGTCAGTCTGTGAGAGTTATGCCAACTCTAACGGACTGAAGTACAATGTCTTGAAGACTAAAATGCTTGTTTTCAAAGCGGGAAAGGGTCATCAgagctcttattattatttattataaacgcTCATTGCTTTATTCTTTGGAGTAACATACCAATCAAAAGTTACCGAGTTGGCAATAAAGTAAAGAAATTAAGATCTTACTGTTATAAATGTAGCAACACTGAGCGTAGTAAATGGTCCCGCATTAAACATAACAGTTTTGTTGAGCTGAGCTGCAAGCAGTATTACATTCCGTCGTTCACGGGCATCTACTGACCACCAATCACTGCCATATACACCGTCGCTTACTGTTAGACTCTAAAATGATACTCTATTAGTGATAAGAGTTAGTTTTCTGAGACAAGAAAGTTCTTATAAATTCGGAAAAGTAAAGAGCATTCTACTAATCATAACTATTATAAAACATCCAATAAGTAAGATAGCCATCGCCAAGTTTGAGATTCCGTAGTGGTGACGAATAGTCTGACTGGCTTCTTAAGCACATCCAAGTGGCTACAAAttctgta includes:
- the LOC126975457 gene encoding odorant receptor Or2-like, translated to MIVNRVVALTRGLENPKHPLLGPNLQGLYFFGLWHKSNKTRNILFNVFHTACCLFVISQFYALYLMKNDFIQVLLNFSLTAVSLISISKNIRTVCYQRRWNEIYCMISKEEISNLKKGELKIQKLMKDYIVYARVVTYLYWSTAVVTCIALLISPFLKFATDPIYRELVHNGTEPYPQILCSWYPFDNTKMPGYFFGMFWHVVITIQGAGVIAVFDMNAVSIMTFLKGQLKILHYKCEIIFENNTSSSNSVERNIKECFRLHSFLTKVFNMINSLLSPVMFLYVLLCSVMICCSVVQLSLDKLGLSQKLLVLEYTVALVVQLFIYCWHSNEITEYSSWVDRGVFNSNWWVGDVKKRRLLLLLAGKMSNPFIFKAGPFTVLSVQTFVDIMKGSYSFYTLFTCVDESTE